One genomic segment of Helianthus annuus cultivar XRQ/B chromosome 14, HanXRQr2.0-SUNRISE, whole genome shotgun sequence includes these proteins:
- the LOC110903775 gene encoding wall-associated receptor kinase-like 22 translates to MKLFQLYHLLIFLVLSATSTAMAKYAMTGCNDTCGNVRIPYPFGIGANCSVNRWYTVDCNSSTPYLPALNHLELLGVNLADQIAIVNVPKISDCQSRARNSSETVSIDLGRSPFLFSKSRNKFVFEGCGNAVMMDNGSVLTGCSTTCRNDTLIDTNNCFGTNCCQTTIPHYVKSFSINLERRGEDGMCGSAFLVDENSYANRSFFNRSIAREEAFVPVSLLWTLEEADVNRITCCDSLELQLFWVSRSVDRGNNMSMDIQKCFAFTYVDGTPYLPDGCEFTEECTRCRNMGGFCDDGAVYDVDGLVTKWNFTCAFSTPDPESVTELIKSSKSSLGVILGVSISMGAVFLVVGSYVLYQVIKKTKDRRRRQRFFKRNGGLLLKQQEEAHPSLVDKTILFTSHELEKATDHFNENRVLGRGGQGTVYKGMLVDGRIVAVKKSKIVDESQLQQFINEVVILSQVNHRNVVKLLGCCLETDVPLLVSEFIPNGTLSDCLQNESDDFPISLNMRLQIATEVAGALAYLHSATSIPIYHRDIKTSNILLDDKYRAKISDFGTSRFVSVDQTHLTTLVKGTFGYLDPEYFQSSQFTEKSDVYSFGVVLVELLTGERPISMTRFGEHRSLATHFMLAMEEDRVMSIFDAKVVKEGATDDLLAVANLAMRCLNLNGKSRPTMKEVAAELEAIRMSHVPSTLQTKYEHMMYEEDFSAINYGDSTSTLKSCDDNIGM, encoded by the exons ATGAAGCTATTTCAACTTTACCATTTACTCATCTTCCTTGTATTATCTGCAACATCAACTGCAATGGCAAAGTACGCCATGACAGGGTGCAATGATACATGCGGGAACGTGAGGATTCCATACCCTTTTGGAATCGGTGCCAACTGTTCTGTCAACCGATGGTACACCGTTGATTGCAACTCCTCGACGCCATATCTACCTGCACTCAACCACCTAGAACTCTTGGGTGTCAACTTGGCAGATCAAATAGCCATTGTTAATGTGCCAAAGATCTCTGACTGCCAGAGCCGAGCCAGGAACAGCAGTGAGACGGTAAGCATCGATCTTGGTAGGAGCCCCTTCCTGTTTTCCAAATCACGCAATAAATTTGTTTTTGAAGGGTGTGGTAACGCGGTTATGATGGATAATGGGAGTGTGCTCACCGGGTGTTCCACTACTTGTCGAAATGACACTCTTATCGATACAAACAATTGTTTTGGCACCAATTGTTGCCAAACCACAATTCCTCATTATGTAAAGTCATTCAGCATTAACTTGGAAAGGCGCGGAGAAGATGGAATGTGTGGGTCTGCCTTCTTGGTGGATGAAAATTCGTATGCTAATCGAAGCTTCTTTAATCGATCTATCGCTAGAGAAGAAGCTTTTGTTCCGGTATCACTTCTTTGGACCCTAGAAGAAGCTGACGTCAATCGCATAACTTGCTGTGATAGCCTGGAACTGCAACTATTTTGGGTTAGTCGCAGCGTGGATCGCGGTAATAATATGTCAATGGATATTCAGAAATGTTTCGCGTTTACCTATGTAGATGGAACTCCTTATCTACCAGATGGATGCGAAT TTACAGAAGAGTGTACAAGGTGCAGGAACATGGGTGGTTTCTGTGATGATGGTGCAGTTTATGATGTTGATGGGTTAGTTACCAAATGGAACTTTACTTGTGCCTTTAGCACACCTGATCCTGAGAGTGTTACAGAATTAATCAAATCAAGCAAATCATCCTTGGGTGTTATTCTAG GTGTTAGTATAAGCATGGGTGCAGTTTTTCTTGTGGTAGGAAGCTATGTATTGTACCAAGTGATCAAGAAAACAAAAGACAGGAGAAGAAGACAAAGGTTTTTCAAGAGAAATGGTGGTTTACTTCTAAAACAACAGGAAGAAGCTCACCCATCTTTAGTTGATAAAACCATACTTTTCACGTCACATGAGTTGGAGAAAGCCACCGACCACTTTAATGAGAATAGAGTTTTGGGCAGAGGAGGTCAAGGTACAGTCTACAAAGGTATGTTAGTTGATGGAAGGATTGTGGCAGTCAAGAAGTCAAAGATAGTTGATGAAAGTCAGTTACAACAGTTCATCAATGAGGTGGTCATTCTTTCTCAAGTAAATCATAGAAATGTCGTCAAATTATTAGGATGTTGTTTGGAGACGGACGTCCCTCTCCTGGTTTCTGAATTCATTCCAAATGGTACCTTATCGGATTGTCTTCAAAACGAGAGTGACGATTTTCCAATTTCTTTAAATATGAGATTGCAAATCGCTACAGAGGTCGCAGGAGCACTTGCTTACTTGCATTCAGCAACTTCCATTCCAATATACCATAGAGACATCAAAACAAGTAATATACTTTTGGATGATAAATATCGGGCGAAGATTTCTGACTTTGGAACTTCAAGGTTCGTATCAGTAGACCAAACTCACTTGACTACGTTAGTCAAAGGTACATTTGGCTATCTAGATCCCGAGTACTTCCAATCGAGCCAGTTTACAGAAAAGAGTGATGTCTATAGTTTTGGAGTTGTTCTGGTTGAACTCTTGACGGGAGAAAGACCAATTTCCATGACTAGATTTGGTGAACATAGAAGTTTGGCTACACACTTTATGTTGGCTATGGAAGAAGATCGCGTTATGTCTATTTTTGATGCAAAGGTGGTAAAGGAAGGTGCTACGGATGACCTCTTGGCAGTAGCTAACCTTGCAATGAGATGTTTAAATTTAAATGGGAAAAGTAGGCCAACAATGAAAGAAGTAGCTGCGGAGTTAGAAGCCATCAGAATGTCACATGTTCCCTCCACTCTTCAAACTAAATATGAACACATGATGTATGAGGAGGATTTTTCAGCGATAAACTATGGCGATTCAACGTCAACATTAAAGAGTTGTGATGATAATATCGGCATGTGA